A genome region from Pseudomonas anguilliseptica includes the following:
- a CDS encoding DMT family transporter — MHISSGRWLYGLFLALLTAVLWGVLPIKLKQVLQVMDPVTVTWFRLLVSGSILLAYLAASKRLPAFRPLGKKGAWLLLLAIAGLTANYVLYLVGLNLLSPGTTQLVIQVAPILLLVSSIFIFRERFSLGQGLGLLVLLIGFALFFNQRLGELLTSLTAYTTGVLVVLLAAFVWAFYGLAQKQLLTVWNSLQVMMVIYLACALLLTPWAHPLQAFELSPLQGWLLFACCLNTLVAYGAFAEALAHWEASRVSAALAITPLVTFTSVALAASWWPDHVQPEQINWLAYGGAVLVVLGSALTALGPSLLASWKARRSDVMPVGALK, encoded by the coding sequence ATGCATATTTCTTCCGGTCGCTGGCTCTATGGTCTTTTTCTCGCGCTGCTGACTGCGGTGTTGTGGGGCGTGCTGCCGATCAAACTCAAGCAAGTGCTGCAGGTGATGGATCCGGTTACGGTGACCTGGTTTCGCCTGCTGGTTTCCGGCTCCATCCTGCTGGCCTACCTGGCGGCCAGCAAGCGTCTGCCGGCGTTCCGCCCATTAGGCAAGAAGGGCGCCTGGCTCCTGCTGCTGGCGATAGCCGGGTTGACCGCCAATTATGTGCTGTATCTGGTCGGCCTCAACCTGCTCAGCCCCGGCACGACCCAGCTGGTGATTCAGGTGGCGCCGATTCTGCTGCTGGTCAGTAGCATCTTTATCTTCCGCGAGCGCTTCAGCCTCGGTCAGGGGCTTGGTTTGCTGGTACTGCTGATTGGCTTTGCCCTGTTCTTCAACCAGCGTCTTGGCGAGCTGCTGACTTCGCTGACGGCCTACACCACGGGTGTGCTGGTCGTGCTATTGGCCGCTTTTGTCTGGGCCTTTTATGGCTTGGCGCAGAAGCAGTTGCTGACGGTGTGGAATTCACTGCAGGTGATGATGGTGATCTACCTGGCCTGCGCTCTATTGCTGACACCCTGGGCACATCCGCTGCAGGCGTTTGAGCTGAGCCCGCTGCAGGGCTGGCTGCTGTTTGCCTGCTGCCTGAATACGTTGGTGGCCTACGGCGCGTTTGCCGAAGCGCTGGCGCATTGGGAGGCTTCGCGGGTCAGCGCAGCATTGGCGATTACCCCGTTGGTAACCTTTACCTCGGTGGCGCTGGCTGCCAGCTGGTGGCCTGATCATGTGCAGCCTGAGCAGATCAATTGGCTGGCCTATGGCGGAGCGGTGCTGGTGGTGTTGGGGTCAGCGCTGACGGCACTTGGCCCATCGCTGCTCGCCAGCTGGAAAGCCCGTAGGAGTGACGTGATGCCCGTAGGAGCCCTGAAATGA
- a CDS encoding DUF6316 family protein — MFGQRHIDHNPGTHYRSERVSAVNGQFFFSTREGTLEGPYFNRTDAEREIAFYIRRMIQANEIIESRAF, encoded by the coding sequence ATGTTCGGTCAACGCCATATCGACCATAACCCCGGCACCCACTACCGCAGCGAACGCGTTAGCGCGGTCAACGGCCAGTTCTTCTTCTCCACCCGCGAGGGCACCCTGGAAGGCCCCTATTTCAACCGAACGGATGCCGAACGCGAGATCGCCTTCTATATCCGCAGGATGATCCAGGCCAACGAGATCATCGAAAGCCGCGCATTCTGA
- a CDS encoding thiolase family protein has product MREVVIVDSVRTGLAKSFRGKFNLTRPDDMAAHCVNALLARSGIDPALVDDCIVGAGSNEGAQGMNIGRNVAVLSGLGTNVAGMTLNRFCSSGLQAIAIAANQVASGCSDVIVAGGVESITMTLKSMNTQNLFNPLLQKEVPGIYYPMGQTAEIVARRYNVSREAQDAYALQSQQRTARAQAEGLFDDEIVPMHVKYQVEDKASGEKSIADGIVAHDDCNRADTTLESLAALKPVFADDGSVTAGNASQLSDGASMTLVLSLEKAIELGLKPLAFFRGFVAAGCEPDEMGIGPVFSVPKLLKAKGLSIADIDLWELNEAFASQCLYARDRLEIDNAKYNVNGGSISIGHPFGMTGSRQVGHLVRELQRRQLRYGIVTMCVGGGMGATGLFEAVR; this is encoded by the coding sequence ATGCGTGAAGTGGTGATCGTTGACAGCGTACGGACTGGCTTGGCCAAGTCCTTCCGTGGCAAGTTCAATCTGACCCGTCCAGACGACATGGCGGCTCATTGCGTCAATGCACTGCTGGCGCGCAGCGGTATCGACCCGGCGCTGGTGGATGACTGTATCGTTGGCGCTGGCTCCAATGAAGGCGCCCAGGGCATGAACATCGGCCGCAACGTGGCCGTGCTGTCCGGCCTGGGCACCAACGTGGCCGGCATGACTCTCAACCGTTTCTGCTCCTCGGGCCTGCAGGCCATCGCGATTGCTGCCAACCAGGTGGCGTCGGGCTGCAGCGATGTCATCGTCGCAGGCGGTGTCGAGTCGATCACCATGACCCTGAAAAGCATGAACACGCAGAACCTGTTCAACCCGTTGCTGCAGAAAGAGGTGCCGGGTATCTATTACCCGATGGGCCAGACCGCTGAGATCGTTGCGCGCCGCTACAACGTCAGCCGCGAAGCCCAGGACGCTTACGCCCTGCAGAGCCAGCAGCGCACTGCGCGAGCGCAGGCCGAAGGCTTGTTCGACGATGAAATCGTGCCGATGCACGTGAAATATCAAGTCGAAGACAAAGCCAGTGGCGAGAAGAGCATCGCCGACGGCATCGTCGCTCACGACGACTGCAACCGTGCTGACACCACCTTGGAAAGCCTCGCTGCGCTCAAACCGGTGTTTGCCGACGACGGCTCGGTCACCGCTGGCAATGCCTCGCAGCTCTCCGATGGCGCGTCGATGACTCTGGTGTTGAGCCTGGAAAAGGCCATCGAGCTGGGGCTCAAGCCGCTGGCGTTCTTCCGCGGCTTTGTTGCCGCTGGCTGCGAACCGGACGAGATGGGCATTGGTCCGGTGTTCTCGGTGCCCAAGCTGCTCAAGGCCAAGGGTCTGAGCATTGCCGATATCGACCTGTGGGAGCTTAACGAAGCCTTTGCTTCGCAGTGCCTGTATGCCCGCGACCGTCTGGAAATCGATAACGCCAAGTACAACGTCAATGGCGGCTCGATTTCCATCGGCCACCCGTTCGGCATGACCGGTTCGCGTCAGGTCGGCCATCTGGTGCGTGAGCTACAGCGGCGCCAGCTGCGCTACGGCATCGTCACCATGTGTGTGGGCGGCGGCATGGGCGCAACCGGGTTGTTTGAAGCGGTGCGCTGA
- the pap gene encoding polyphosphate:AMP phosphotransferase — translation MFESAEIGRSIDKETFEAEAPALREALLEAQYELQQQGRFAVLILINGIEGAGKGETVKLLNEWMDARLIQVSTFDQQTDEELARPPAWRYWRQLPPKGRIGIFFGNWYSQMLQGRVHGRIKNAVLDQAIDTTLGLERMLCDEGTLIFKFWFHLSKQQMKARLKALQDDPLHSWRISPLDWQQSKTYDKFVRVGERVLRRTSRDYAPWYVVEGVDEYYRSLTVGRILLDGLQAALKAKARPVPHPHAAPLTSSLDERGLIDSLDMTQALDKDSYNEQLVLEQARLSSLMRDKRMRRHSLIAVFEGNDAAGKGGAIRRVIGALDPRQYRIVPVAAPTEEERAQPYLWRFWRHIPLRGKFTVFDRSWYGRVLVERVEGFCSTGDWLRAYGEINDFEEQLSEAGVVLVKFWLSIDQQTQLERFKAREQIPFKRFKITEEDWRNRDKWPLYRDAVGDMVDRTSTEIAPWTLVEANDKRFARIKVLSTINEALEAAFAKD, via the coding sequence ATGTTCGAATCCGCCGAGATCGGCCGCAGCATTGATAAAGAAACCTTTGAGGCCGAGGCCCCCGCGCTGCGCGAAGCGCTGCTGGAGGCGCAGTACGAACTGCAGCAGCAAGGGCGTTTTGCCGTGCTTATTCTGATCAACGGCATCGAAGGTGCGGGTAAGGGCGAGACGGTCAAGCTGCTCAATGAGTGGATGGATGCGCGACTGATTCAGGTCAGTACCTTCGATCAGCAGACTGATGAAGAACTGGCGCGGCCGCCGGCCTGGCGCTACTGGCGGCAACTGCCACCCAAGGGGCGCATCGGCATTTTCTTCGGTAACTGGTACAGCCAGATGCTGCAGGGGCGGGTGCATGGGCGGATCAAGAACGCCGTGCTCGATCAGGCCATCGACACCACACTCGGGCTGGAGCGCATGCTCTGCGATGAGGGCACGCTGATCTTCAAGTTCTGGTTCCATCTGTCCAAGCAGCAGATGAAGGCGCGGCTCAAGGCACTGCAGGATGACCCCTTGCACAGCTGGCGGATCAGCCCGTTGGACTGGCAACAGTCAAAAACCTACGACAAATTTGTACGCGTCGGTGAGCGTGTGCTGCGCCGCACCAGCCGCGATTATGCGCCCTGGTATGTAGTGGAAGGTGTGGATGAGTATTACCGCAGCCTGACGGTCGGACGCATCCTGCTCGATGGCTTGCAAGCCGCGTTGAAGGCCAAGGCGCGCCCCGTGCCCCATCCGCATGCCGCGCCGCTGACCTCCAGCCTGGATGAACGTGGGCTGATCGACAGCCTGGACATGACTCAGGCGCTGGACAAGGACAGCTACAACGAGCAACTGGTGCTTGAGCAGGCGCGGTTGTCCAGCCTGATGCGCGACAAACGCATGCGTCGCCATTCGTTGATTGCGGTGTTCGAAGGCAATGATGCAGCCGGTAAGGGCGGGGCAATTCGCCGGGTGATTGGCGCGCTCGATCCGCGCCAGTACCGCATTGTTCCGGTTGCCGCGCCGACCGAGGAAGAGCGTGCGCAGCCTTATCTGTGGCGCTTCTGGCGGCATATTCCACTCCGCGGGAAGTTCACCGTGTTTGATCGCTCCTGGTATGGCCGGGTGCTGGTGGAACGGGTCGAGGGCTTCTGCAGCACTGGCGACTGGCTACGCGCCTATGGCGAGATCAATGACTTCGAAGAGCAGCTCAGCGAAGCCGGCGTGGTGCTGGTGAAGTTCTGGCTGTCGATCGATCAGCAAACCCAGTTGGAACGCTTCAAGGCGCGTGAGCAGATCCCCTTCAAACGTTTCAAGATCACCGAAGAAGATTGGCGTAACCGTGATAAGTGGCCGCTGTACCGCGATGCAGTGGGCGATATGGTCGACCGTACCAGTACGGAAATTGCGCCCTGGACGCTGGTGGAAGCCAATGACAAGCGCTTTGCCCGAATCAAGGTACTGAGCACCATCAATGAGGCGCTTGAAGCCGCATTCGCAAAAGACTGA
- a CDS encoding triacylglycerol lipase, with the protein MNNNKTLLALCLGAGLLASGNTHAFWFGSSGYTQTKYPVVLAHGMLGFDSILGVDYWYGIPAALRRDGASVYITEVSQLNTSEARGEELLAQVEDIVAISGKPKVNLISHSHGGPTIRYVAAVSPNLIASATSVGAPHKGSATADFIRQVPPGSAGETLLAGIVNGLGTLINFLSGSSSTSPQNALGSLESLNSEGAARFNAKFPQGIPTTACGEGAYRVNGVRYYSWSGTSPVTNIIDPSDLLLGATALTFKGEANDGLVGRCSSRMGKVIRDNYRMNHLDEVNQTLGLTSLFETDPVTVYRQHANRLKNDGL; encoded by the coding sequence ATGAACAACAATAAAACTCTGCTCGCCCTCTGCCTGGGCGCCGGCTTACTGGCCTCCGGCAATACCCATGCATTCTGGTTCGGCTCCTCCGGCTACACCCAGACCAAATACCCGGTCGTACTGGCCCACGGCATGCTCGGTTTCGACAGCATCCTGGGTGTCGATTACTGGTATGGCATTCCTGCGGCGCTGCGCCGCGACGGCGCCAGCGTGTACATCACCGAAGTCAGTCAACTGAACACCTCGGAAGCCCGCGGCGAAGAACTGCTGGCCCAGGTGGAAGACATTGTCGCCATCAGCGGCAAACCTAAGGTCAATCTGATCAGCCATAGCCATGGCGGCCCGACCATCCGCTATGTCGCCGCCGTCAGCCCCAACCTGATTGCCTCAGCCACCAGCGTCGGTGCACCGCACAAAGGCTCGGCCACAGCCGACTTTATCCGCCAGGTACCGCCAGGTTCGGCCGGGGAAACACTGCTGGCCGGCATCGTCAATGGCCTCGGCACGCTGATCAACTTTCTCTCCGGCAGTTCCAGCACCAGCCCGCAGAACGCTCTGGGCTCGCTGGAGTCGCTCAACAGCGAGGGCGCGGCGCGCTTCAATGCCAAGTTCCCGCAGGGCATTCCCACCACCGCTTGCGGTGAAGGGGCCTACAGAGTGAATGGCGTGCGCTACTACTCCTGGAGTGGCACCAGCCCGGTGACTAATATCATCGACCCCAGCGACCTTCTGCTCGGCGCCACTGCCCTGACGTTCAAGGGCGAAGCCAACGATGGCCTGGTTGGTCGCTGCAGCTCGCGCATGGGCAAGGTGATCCGCGATAACTACCGGATGAACCACCTCGACGAGGTCAACCAGACGCTGGGGCTGACCAGCCTGTTCGAGACCGACCCGGTCACGGTCTATCGCCAGCACGCCAACCGCCTGAAAAACGACGGCCTGTAA